A single genomic interval of Planctomycetaceae bacterium harbors:
- a CDS encoding response regulator transcription factor: protein MAGTETQTLVKKKVLVVDDHPVTRRAIASLLATTEDLTLAGEAADVSGALKAIETHRPDMVIVDMRLRDSNGIDLLKDIHVRWPKLPVLVFSMRDESFFAERTLRAGARGYVSKTRDPDELIEGIRSVLAGGMYVSSELAEAMVEKFVETPNAAAGTSLTSRLSDREYEVFELIGEGLPMSELAKRLHISVKTVESHRDHIKKKLKVGSSTELLKMAIEWVQSRGGG, encoded by the coding sequence ATGGCAGGAACCGAGACCCAGACACTGGTCAAGAAGAAGGTGCTCGTGGTGGATGACCACCCCGTGACGCGCCGGGCGATCGCGTCGCTGCTGGCGACGACCGAGGACCTGACGCTGGCCGGGGAGGCCGCCGACGTGAGCGGCGCCCTCAAGGCGATCGAGACCCATCGCCCCGACATGGTCATCGTCGACATGCGCCTGCGCGACAGCAACGGGATCGACCTGCTCAAGGACATCCACGTGCGCTGGCCCAAGCTGCCGGTGCTGGTGTTCTCCATGCGGGACGAGTCGTTCTTCGCCGAACGCACGCTGCGCGCGGGGGCGCGAGGCTACGTCTCCAAAACCCGCGACCCCGACGAACTCATCGAAGGCATCCGCAGCGTCCTGGCCGGGGGCATGTACGTCAGCAGCGAATTGGCCGAAGCCATGGTCGAGAAGTTCGTCGAAACCCCCAACGCCGCGGCCGGCACGTCGCTGACGTCGCGCCTCAGCGACCGCGAATACGAAGTCTTCGAACTCATCGGCGAGGGCCTGCCCATGTCCGAGCTGGCCAAACGCCTGCATATCAGCGTCAAGACCGTCGAGTCGCACCGCGACCACATCAAAAAGAAACTCAAGGTCGGCAGCTCAACCGAACTGCTCAAAATGGCCATCGAGTGGGTGCAGTCACGAGGAGGAGGATGA